In the genome of Eriocheir sinensis breed Jianghai 21 chromosome 56, ASM2467909v1, whole genome shotgun sequence, one region contains:
- the LOC126984199 gene encoding uncharacterized protein LOC126984199 yields the protein MADNSGAKSSNPLEQLVTRLTPKMSGRMMKYPYTFSAKLAQFPLQHYVKNVWVVKYYIFGVGLSIPVFSWIQKMACSPENVAKFAKKDH from the exons ATGGCGGACAACAGTGGTGCcaagag TTCCAATCCGTTAGAACAGCTGGTGACTCGCCTAACCCCCAAGATGAGCGGACGAATGATGAAGTACCCGTACACCTTCTCTGCCAAGCTTGCGCAGTTCCCCCTGCAGCATTACGTTAAGAATGTGTGGGTCGTAAAGTACTACATCTTTGGGGTTGGACTGAGCATTCCTGTGTTCTCCTGGATCCAGAAGATGG CTTGCTCACCGGAGAATGTTGCAAAGTTTGCCAAGAAAGACCACTAA
- the LOC126984195 gene encoding LOW QUALITY PROTEIN: synaptic vesicle membrane protein VAT-1 homolog-like (The sequence of the model RefSeq protein was modified relative to this genomic sequence to represent the inferred CDS: inserted 1 base in 1 codon) — MTDTQPSAETKTEAPAETKAVQEGGQDAGKAEEAEAPKEMRAVILNGFGGLKSVKIVRRPEPALADGEVLIRVQLCGVSFQDVMVRQGVTEAPPKTPFILGFECAGVVAAVADDVENFKVGDRVVALPDHRAWAELVPVPSKYVYQVPEPMPLQEAAAVTLSYTVAYLLVHDLANIMPGHTVLLHSAGGAVGQAVCALLQDIKGVTVVGIASKNKHEDIKASVTHLIDRAGDIHAEVRKVCPDGVDVVLDSQGGEECNRGYTLLKPLGRYILFGSSSIVTGETKSILSVVKSWWQVDKVSPLRLSEDNRXIIGFNLRRLLHHQSGGHEKVRKVVDMVYKLWQSGVAKAHIDSTYALEDVTDAMTKMHDRKNVGKLLLDLSMDPRPRPTTPAKTKKEEKKDDKENAEKDSKDSKDSKDSKENGKNEKEEEAKADAKK; from the exons ATGACGGACACACAGCCCAGCGCGGAGACCAAAACCGAGGCCCCTGCGGAGACCAAGGCGGTGCAGGAGGGCGGGCAGGATGCAGGCAAGGCAGAAGAAGCAGAGGCACCGAAGGAGATGAGGGCGGTGATCCTGAATGGCTTCGGTGGGCTGAAATCCGTGAAGATTGTGCGTCGCCCCGAGCCCGCCCTGGCTGACGGGGAGGTGCTCATCCGTGTCCAGCTGTG TGGTGTGAGCTTCCAGGATGTGATGGTGCGCCAGGGTGTAACAGAGGCTCCTCCAAAGACCCCATTCATCCTGGGCTTTGAATGTGCTGGAGTTGTGGCTGCTGTGGCTGATGATGTGGAGAATTTCAAG GTTGGGGACCGAGTGGTGGCCCTCCCAGACCACCGTGCCTGGGCTGAGCTGGTGCCGGTGCCTTCCAAGTATGTTTACCAGGTGCCCGAGCCCATGCCCCTTCAG GAGGCAGCCGCAGTCACCTTGAGCTACACAGTGGCCTACCTGTTGGTGCATGACCTGGCCAACATCATGCCGGGTCACACTGTTCTGCTGCACTCGGCTGGGGGGGCCGTG GGTCAAGCTGTGTGTGCCCTGCTGCAAGACATTAAAGGGGTGACAGTGGTGGGCATTGCTTCCAAGAACAAACATGAAGACATCAAGGCCTCGGTTACTCACCTCATTGACCGGGCCGGTGATATCCATGCAGAGGTCAGGAA AGTGTGCCCAGATGGGGTGGATGTAGTGCTGGACTCTCAAGGTGGGGAGGAGTGCAACCGGGGCTACACACTTCTCAAGCCTCTTGGCCGCTATATTCTCTTTG GATCATCCAGCATTGTAACTGGAGAGACAAAGAGCATCCTGAGTGTTGTCAAGTCG TGGTGGCAGGTGGACAAGGTGTCTCCCCTGCGGCTCTCTGAGGACAACC GCATCATTGGCTTCAACCTGCGCCGCCTCCTTCACCATCAG TCTGGTGGCCatgagaaggtgaggaaggtggtGGACATGGTGTACAAGCTGTGGCAGAGTGGGGTTGCCAAGGCCCACATTGATTCCACTTACGCCCTCGAAGAT GTGACAGATGCCATGACGAAGATGCATGACAGGAAGAATGTTGGCAAGCTTTTGCTGGATCTCTCCATGGACCCCCGCCCCAGGCCCACCACCCCGGCcaagacgaaaaaggaagagaaaaaggacgaCAAGGAAAATGCTGAGAAAGATTCGAAAGATTCGAAAGATTCAAAAGAttcaaaagaaaatggaaaaaatgaaaaagaggaggaggccaaaGCTGATGCTAAAAAGTAA